In the genome of Schistocerca piceifrons isolate TAMUIC-IGC-003096 chromosome X, iqSchPice1.1, whole genome shotgun sequence, one region contains:
- the LOC124721538 gene encoding adrenodoxin-like protein 2, mitochondrial, with the protein MASLLVKSFSRNWRAVSNIKSSAIRPASASLERSIQSTAVQHDIKADKVEVTFVKTNGEKIKAVGKVGDSLLDIVVSNSIDLDGFGACEGTLTCSTCHLILKKEDYDRLPEKPTDEELDMLDLAYDPTDTSRLGCQIIMTKDLNGLEVKVPAGINDARS; encoded by the exons ATGGCATCTTTACTAGTGAAAAGCTTTTCCCGAAATTGGCGCGCGGTTTCCAATATAAAATCGTCTGCTATTCGTCCGGCGTCTGCTTCACTGGAGAGAAGTATTCAGAGCACAGCAGTCCAACATGACATTAAAGCTGACAA GGTAGAGGTGACATTTGTGAAAACTAACGGCGAGAAGATTAAAGCGGTTGGTAAAGTCGGTGACAGTCTCCTGGATATAGTTGTGAGCAATAGCATAGATTTGGATGGGTTTG GTGCATGTGAGGGAACCTTAACCTGTTCCACATGCCACTTAATCCTGAAAAAAGAAGACTATGATCGTTTGCCAGAGAAACCCACAGATGAAGAGCTAGACATGCTTGATTTAGCGTATGATCCTACAGACAC GTCACGTTTGGGATGCCAGATCATTATGACAAAAGATCTCAATGGTTTAGAAGTAAAGGTTCCTGCAGGCATAAATGATGCACGCAGCTAA